From a region of the Triticum aestivum cultivar Chinese Spring chromosome 7D, IWGSC CS RefSeq v2.1, whole genome shotgun sequence genome:
- the LOC123167879 gene encoding F-box/LRR-repeat protein At3g03360 has translation MAAEGDQVSDPDRDLGTAAESATAEGEAVIVVLPSASSAAASSAWPQGVANQRKRCLYKSSLRAATRRKKSRKNPLHDLPEEILQIIISRLTLKDAARMSTLSRMWKTLWNSHSNLSFDAAMVTHSHSNGDGLESRSSQEKKFIDIVNTVLRNHDGTYLDQFKVAFELRAKHACSLDSWIGFAVSSKASEIVLDLDPRSPRTAEDAYDFAFHLFQSENGIQSVWVHCVSLKPPRDFYGFTKLTKFAISSAHIMEDIGNLLSNCCALRWLHIICCNFGKLKLHGTFYRLQHLCVIYSELQAIELHAIGLVTFKYVGQPLPIVFYRSPKLKMADIKLCPYYHFGYVCSELSTALPCLEELYVDVWLKPEVCHSTR, from the exons atggcggcggagggcgaccaAGTCAGCGATCCAGACCGCGACCTGGGCACGGCGGCGGAAAGCGCGACGGCGGAGGGAGAAGCCGTGATTGTCGTGCTTCCTTCGGCGAGCTCAGCTGCGGCATCGTCGGCGTGGCCACAAGG GGTGGCTAACCAAAGAAAGAGATGCCTCTACAAAAGTTCTCTGAGAGCTGCTACTAGAAGGAAAAAATCAAGAAAGAATCCACTCCATGATCTGCCTGAG GAAATTTTACAAATAATAATATCACGACTAACATTGAAAGATGCTGCACGGATGAGTACGCTGTCCAGGATGTGGAAAACGTTATGGAACTCTCACTCTAATCTCAGCTTTGATGCTGCCATGGTAACACATTCCCATTCAAATGGAGATGGGCTGGAAAGCAGAAGCAGCCAGGAGAAAAAGTTTATCGATATCGTCAATACGGTGTTGCGCAATCACGATGGTACATACCTGGACCAGTTTAAAGTAGCCTTTGAGCTCCGTGCGAAGCACGCTTGTTCTCTTGACAGCTGGATTGGCTTTGCAGTTTCTTCAAAGGCGAGTGAGATTGTGCTCGACCTTGATCCGAGATCGCCACGCACAGCTGAAGACGCTTATGATTTCGCGTTTCATCTTTTTCAAAGTGAAAACGGTATCCAATCTGTTTGGGTCCATTGTGTTTCTTTAAAGCCACCTCGCGACTTTTATGGATTCACAAAGCTCACGAAGTTTGCGATTAGCTCTGCGCAtatcatggaagatattgggaacttgCTCTCGAATTGCTGTGCTCTCAGGTGGCTGCACATCATCTGTTGCAACTTTGGAAAGTTAAAGCTGCATGGCACATTTTACCGCCTGCAACATTTGTGTGTTATATATTCCGAGCTGCAAGCAATCGAGTTACATGCCATAGGTCTGGTGACTTTTAAATATGTGGGGCAGCCACTACCTATTGTGTTTTACCGATCCCCAAAGCTTAAAATGGCAGATATCAAGTTGTGCCCATATTATCACTTTGGATATGTCTGTAGTGAGCTCTCTACAGCGCTGCCTTGTCTGGAGGAGTTATACGTGGATGTGTGGTTAAAACCAGAGGTTTGTCATTCCACTAGATAA
- the LOC123171478 gene encoding very-long-chain 3-oxoacyl-CoA reductase 1-like, translated as MREKRIGASHLPLSSREAVPLHLFLVFLALGLRVVVVSAATFLAWLYRAFLRRGKDLGLRYGAWAVVTGATNGIGRALALELARRGLHLVLVGRNPAKLSRVSKEDKDVAPSKSVVFDLAGDAKELSLGAAMVAVKPSIQSYTNHTQISSRDLSGEVKSNTGATYPCTAYFYEVETPVWEGVVRVNVEAATRISRAVVPAMAGKGRGAIVNVGSGSSVVVPAFPFYAVYH; from the exons atgagggagaagaggattgGCG CCTCccacctccctctctcctcccgTGAGGCAGTCCCACTTCATCTTTTTCTCGTCTTCCTCGCCCTCGGCCTCCGCGTCGTTGTTGTATCCGCCGCGACCTTCCTCGCGTGGCTGTACCGCGCGTTCCTCCGGCGGGGGAAGGATCTGGGCCTGCGATACGGCGCgtgggcggtggtcaccggcgccACCAACGGCATCGGCCGTGCGTTGGCGCTCGAGCTCGCGCGCAGGGGGCTCCACCTTGTCCTCGTCGGCCGAAACCCCGCCAAGCTGTCCCGCGTCAGCAAGGAGGACAAGGATGTGGCGCCGTCCAAGAGCGTGGTGTTCGACCTCGCAGGCGACGCGAAGGAGCTGTCGCTGGGCGCGGCGATGGTGGCTGTGaaaccctcgattcaatcgtacactaatcatacac aaatctcgtcccgagatttaagtggggaagtaaagagcaACACCGGCGCGACGTACCCTTGCACGGCCTACTTCTATGAGGTGGAGACCCCGGTGTGGGAGGGCGTGGTGCGGGTGAACGTGGAGGCGGCCACGCGGATCTCGCGCGCCGTCGTGCCAGCGATGGCGGGCAAGGGGAGGGGCGCCATCGTCAATGTCGGGTCCGGGTCGTCCGTGGTGGTGCCGGCATTCCCGTTCTACGCCgtgtaccactag
- the LOC123166562 gene encoding uncharacterized protein isoform X1: MKMKASLVLTTLLAAAVGFFIGVSFPVDITPKLQCGILPWSSSFSRNTMLGRLWGAPFRNSSSGTPNATGSEPLVEVATARNPVEGAERRLPPGIVVSESDLHLRRLWGSPKQDSPARKYLLALAVGYGERANVNATVHKFSDNFDIVLFHYDGRTTEWDQEFEWSKKVTHVSARKQTKWWFAKRFLHPSIVAPYDYVFVWDEDLGVDNFAAEPYLDIVRRHGLEISQPGLDVTKGPAPTYYITARKNGSEMHKTDAGGEHCSDVGKRPCSGFVEVMAPVFSRDAWRCVWHMIQNDFVHAWGLDSNFWRCVDDPEEQIGVVDAQYLVHHAVPTLEGQGEKEKGGRLQVKARQYEEMFAFRSRVSRADKEVANRTSIQN, encoded by the exons ATGAAAATGAAAGCAAGCCTGGTTCTAACGACGTTGCTCGCGGCGGCGGTCGGGTTCTTCATCGGCGTTTCCTTTCCTGTGGACATCACACCAAAG CTTCAGTGTGGCATCCTCCCTTGGAGCAGCAGCTTCAGTCGCAACACCATGTTGGGCAGATTATGGGGAGCGCCGTTCAGGAACAGCAGCTCCGGCACCCCAAATGCAACGGGTTCAGAGCCG CTTGTAGAGGTTGCAACAGCAAGAAACCCTGTAGAAGGGGCGGAGAGGCGGCTGCCTCCAGGGATTGTGGTCTCGGAATCCGATCTTCACCTGCGCAGGCTCTGGGGATCCCCAAAACAG GACAGCCCAGCCCGCAAGTACCTCCTCGCCCTCGCGGTCGGGTATGGTGAGAGAGCCAATGTCAACGCAACTGTCCACAAG TTCTCCGACAACTTCGACATCGTGCTGTTCCACTATGATGGACGCACTACAGAGTGGGACCAAGAGTTTGAGTGGTCTAAGAAGGTCACTCATGTCAGCGCCAGGAAGCAGACCAAATG GTGGTTCGCTAAGAGGTTCCTGCATCCGAGCATCGTCGCGCCCTATGACTACGTGTTCGTTTGGGACGAGGACCTCGGCGTCGACAACTTTGCCGCGGAACC GTATCTGGACATCGTGAGGAGGCACGGGCTGGAGATCTCGCAGCCGGGGCTGGACGTGACCAAGGGGCCCGCACCGACTTACTACATCACCGCCAGGAAAAACGGCAGCGAGATGCACAA GACAGATGCAGGTGGGGAGCATTGCTCAGACGTGGGCAAGCGCCCGTGCAGCGG GTTCGTGGAGGTGATGGCGCCGGTCTTCTCCAGGGATGCTTGGAGATGCGTGTGGCATATGATCCAG AATGACTTTGTCCATGCATGGGGTCTTGACTCCAATTTCTGGAGATGCGTCGAT GACCCCGAAGAGCAGATCGGTGTCGTAGACGCGCAGTACTTGGTTCATCATGCCGTTCCCACGCTCGAAGGCCAG GGTGAGAAAGAAAAAGGAGGCCGTTTGCAG GTAAAAGCGCGTCAATATGAGGAGATGTTTGCCTTTCGCTCTAGGGTTTCCCGTGCGGACAAGGAAGTTGCCAACAGAACATCAATACAGAACTAG
- the LOC123166562 gene encoding uncharacterized protein isoform X2: protein MKMKASLVLTTLLAAAVGFFIGVSFPVDITPKLQCGILPWSSSFSRNTMLGRLWGAPFRNSSSGTPNATGSEPLVEVATARNPVEGAERRLPPGIVVSESDLHLRRLWGSPKQDSPARKYLLALAVGYGERANVNATVHKFSDNFDIVLFHYDGRTTEWDQEFEWSKKVTHVSARKQTKWWFAKRFLHPSIVAPYDYVFVWDEDLGVDNFAAEPYLDIVRRHGLEISQPGLDVTKGPAPTYYITARKNGSEMHKTDAGGEHCSDVGKRPCSGFVEVMAPVFSRDAWRCVWHMIQNDFVHAWGLDSNFWRCVDDPEEQIGVVDAQYLVHHAVPTLEGQVKARQYEEMFAFRSRVSRADKEVANRTSIQN from the exons ATGAAAATGAAAGCAAGCCTGGTTCTAACGACGTTGCTCGCGGCGGCGGTCGGGTTCTTCATCGGCGTTTCCTTTCCTGTGGACATCACACCAAAG CTTCAGTGTGGCATCCTCCCTTGGAGCAGCAGCTTCAGTCGCAACACCATGTTGGGCAGATTATGGGGAGCGCCGTTCAGGAACAGCAGCTCCGGCACCCCAAATGCAACGGGTTCAGAGCCG CTTGTAGAGGTTGCAACAGCAAGAAACCCTGTAGAAGGGGCGGAGAGGCGGCTGCCTCCAGGGATTGTGGTCTCGGAATCCGATCTTCACCTGCGCAGGCTCTGGGGATCCCCAAAACAG GACAGCCCAGCCCGCAAGTACCTCCTCGCCCTCGCGGTCGGGTATGGTGAGAGAGCCAATGTCAACGCAACTGTCCACAAG TTCTCCGACAACTTCGACATCGTGCTGTTCCACTATGATGGACGCACTACAGAGTGGGACCAAGAGTTTGAGTGGTCTAAGAAGGTCACTCATGTCAGCGCCAGGAAGCAGACCAAATG GTGGTTCGCTAAGAGGTTCCTGCATCCGAGCATCGTCGCGCCCTATGACTACGTGTTCGTTTGGGACGAGGACCTCGGCGTCGACAACTTTGCCGCGGAACC GTATCTGGACATCGTGAGGAGGCACGGGCTGGAGATCTCGCAGCCGGGGCTGGACGTGACCAAGGGGCCCGCACCGACTTACTACATCACCGCCAGGAAAAACGGCAGCGAGATGCACAA GACAGATGCAGGTGGGGAGCATTGCTCAGACGTGGGCAAGCGCCCGTGCAGCGG GTTCGTGGAGGTGATGGCGCCGGTCTTCTCCAGGGATGCTTGGAGATGCGTGTGGCATATGATCCAG AATGACTTTGTCCATGCATGGGGTCTTGACTCCAATTTCTGGAGATGCGTCGAT GACCCCGAAGAGCAGATCGGTGTCGTAGACGCGCAGTACTTGGTTCATCATGCCGTTCCCACGCTCGAAGGCCAG GTAAAAGCGCGTCAATATGAGGAGATGTTTGCCTTTCGCTCTAGGGTTTCCCGTGCGGACAAGGAAGTTGCCAACAGAACATCAATACAGAACTAG